AGGGCGGGGAAAGCGGAGGCAGGGGGGGGAGACGACGAGGGGAAGAGGAAGGGGGACGGAACGAAAGGGGGAGGTGGAAAAGGGAAGGAGGGAAAAGGGGGGGGAGGAGAAGAAATCAGGAAAGGTCCAAAGAACGAGAATGCGAAGGGTGCGAAGAGATGGGGGGAGGGAAGGGGGATCAGAAGAAGGCGGCGGATAAGGCAGCGGGGCGAGTGAGAGCAATGGAGAGAGAGGAAAGAGGCGGAAGAACACGCAGGGGGCCGACAGGGGCCAAAGTAAAAGAAACCGGAGACAAAGAGAGGAGGGGATGGGGTGGAGAAGCGGGAGAAAAGAAACGAAAGAGGAGGGAAGGACAAGGAACAAACGAGGAGGGGGCAAGTAAGCAAGGagccaaaagaaaaaagaggaaCGAGGATGGGGGTGGGGAGGAGGGTGGGGTGAAGAAAGAAGGCGGGGATGGTGAGAGGGATGAGATAGGAGAGGGGTTAGAAGGAGAACACGGTAATGGGAGATGGTATGAGACAAGGGGGGAAGGGGCGAAagagagaagaggaaaagcAAGAAGGGGGAGGACCAAGGGGAGACAGGGGAAAAAAGAAACCGGCAGGGGCGAAAGCCGGAAAAAAGTGGCCGAAAAGGAGGAAGGAGGCGAGGGGGATAACAAAGCCGCAAAAGGAAGGACAGGGTGTCGCGGAAGGGAGGAAGACGGGAAAGAAAAAAGACGAGAAAAGAAAAGGGAAAAGGAGGGAGGGAGGGAAAACAAGGGGAAGGGAGGCAAGAAGGAGAAAGGAAAAACGGGAGGGGGGAGAGGCCGAAAGAGCAAAcgacaagaagaagagagtggcCGGCGGAGAGGGGAAGAGGACAGGAGACGAGGAAAAGAAgggaaagaaaaaacaagagaggcaaaaaaaaaaacagaaaaaagagCGAACCGGGGGAAGGAGGGACAAAAAAAGAAGGGGAGGgaagagaaaaaagagaaggaggagaggaaggaggaagaaaaaaaagaaaagggaaaAAAGGGAGGAGGGGAGAACGGGGGGAAGGAGGAGAGAAAAGGGGGGGAAAGGGGGAGGGGGGGAAGGAGGGGAGAGGAAGgaggagggagggagggagggggggggggaacAGGAAAAGAAAAGGGAGAGAGGGCGGAGGGAAGAAAGGACAGGAAGGAAGTAGGGAAAGGAGAGAAGGAAGGAGGGGGAGGACG
Above is a window of Brassica napus cultivar Da-Ae unplaced genomic scaffold, Da-Ae ScsIHWf_2954;HRSCAF=3740, whole genome shotgun sequence DNA encoding:
- the LOC125602701 gene encoding octapeptide-repeat protein T2-like; this encodes MGGGKGDQKKAADKAAGRVRAMEREERGGRTRRGPTGAKVKETGDKERRGWGGEAGEKKRKRREGQGTNEEGASKQGAKRKKRNEDGGGEEGGVKKEGGDGERDEIGEGLEGEHGNGRWYETRGEGAKERRGKARRGRTKGRQGKKETGRGESRKKVAEKEEGGEGDNKAAKGRTGCRGREEDGKEKRREKKREKEGGRENKGKGGKKEKGKTGGGRGRKSKRQEEESGRRRGEEDRRRGKEGKEKTRE